A window of the Streptomyces griseochromogenes genome harbors these coding sequences:
- a CDS encoding HPP family protein has product MEERLSVRALMNEAPYSISEDETLLMAWEVMERSGQRHLPVVRPDGCCAGVLDGAELAVACAAPAVTLSRRRVGDLVHGRRTVTVHPEESTLRAAAVMTEEHMDALPVTDAHGRLTGLLTARDYVVAAAGSHRRTGPAPAPAREPSRPPHTRATLSGLPPRRRDRERGIPIP; this is encoded by the coding sequence GTGGAGGAGAGGCTTTCGGTGCGCGCCCTGATGAACGAGGCGCCGTACTCGATCAGCGAGGACGAGACGCTGCTGATGGCCTGGGAGGTCATGGAGCGGTCCGGGCAGCGCCATCTGCCGGTGGTCCGGCCGGACGGCTGCTGTGCCGGAGTTCTGGACGGCGCGGAGCTGGCCGTCGCCTGTGCGGCACCCGCGGTGACCCTGTCCCGTCGGAGGGTGGGCGACCTCGTGCACGGGCGCCGCACGGTCACGGTCCATCCGGAGGAGTCGACGCTGCGCGCGGCGGCCGTGATGACGGAGGAGCACATGGACGCGCTGCCGGTCACCGACGCGCACGGACGACTGACCGGCCTGCTCACCGCGCGGGACTACGTCGTCGCCGCCGCGGGCTCGCACCGGCGCACCGGACCGGCTCCGGCACCGGCACGGGAGCCGTCCCGTCCGCCCCACACGCGTGCCACGCTGTCCGGGCTGCCGCCTCGCCGAAGGGACCGGGAACGCGGCATTCCCATCCCGTAG
- a CDS encoding serine hydrolase, translated as MSAAAAHRPACVAGDGGLLDVAEAIARDWAALGVRGSFLARDIDSGEQLGFDVGEPLPLASVAKVPLALAVLDRIAAGDLDPARPVTLDPATSSVGPTGLAAFRHPATVAVGDLLLLMLSVSDNAAADALFELVPPADVDARLRAWGCEGIRIRHRMNHMYECAAGAAGNDFSLALELAVRDERAGRHTIETLDPARANLGSAAALVDLLQRVWRDEVSYPRATAEVRRLMGLQVFTQRLAGELRADSLRWSGKTGTFLHLRHEIGVVEADSGDRVAMAALTRADRRAGLAPDIDFAIANSARQAFEALRG; from the coding sequence ATGAGCGCGGCAGCGGCCCACCGGCCGGCCTGCGTGGCCGGTGACGGCGGCCTCCTCGACGTCGCCGAGGCGATCGCACGGGACTGGGCGGCCCTCGGGGTCCGCGGTTCGTTCCTCGCCCGCGACATCGACTCGGGCGAACAGCTCGGTTTCGACGTCGGGGAGCCGCTGCCCCTGGCCTCGGTGGCGAAGGTCCCGCTCGCCCTGGCCGTGCTGGACCGGATCGCGGCCGGGGACCTCGACCCGGCACGCCCGGTGACGCTCGACCCGGCCACGAGCAGCGTCGGACCCACCGGGCTCGCGGCGTTCCGGCATCCGGCCACGGTGGCCGTCGGTGATCTGCTTCTGCTGATGCTGTCGGTGAGCGACAACGCTGCCGCCGACGCGCTGTTCGAGCTGGTGCCGCCGGCGGACGTCGACGCGCGCCTGCGCGCGTGGGGTTGCGAAGGCATACGGATCCGGCACCGGATGAACCACATGTACGAATGTGCCGCCGGTGCCGCGGGCAACGACTTCTCCCTCGCCCTGGAACTGGCCGTTCGCGACGAGCGCGCGGGCCGGCACACCATCGAGACCCTGGATCCGGCCCGTGCCAACCTCGGCTCGGCCGCGGCGCTCGTGGATCTTTTGCAGCGGGTGTGGCGGGACGAGGTCTCGTATCCCCGGGCGACGGCCGAGGTGCGCAGGTTGATGGGCCTTCAGGTCTTCACCCAGCGGCTCGCCGGTGAACTGCGCGCGGACTCCCTGCGATGGAGCGGCAAGACGGGCACGTTCCTGCATCTGCGGCACGAGATCGGCGTGGTGGAGGCGGACTCGGGCGACCGGGTGGCCATGGCCGCGCTCACCCGCGCGGACCGGCGGGCGGGCCTGGCACCGGACATCGACTTCGCTATCGCGAACAGTGCACGGCAAGCGTTCGAGGCGCTGCGCGGCTAG